A genomic region of Gemmata massiliana contains the following coding sequences:
- a CDS encoding ParA family protein, producing MRTIAVINQKGGVGKTTTTVNLAAALALAGKRVCVIDMDPQAHASTHLGAEPDGTLPSLYDVLVSNKPLADVRRTVGDNLSLIPSDINLAAAEVELAGIVGREVILREALAADERPGTDNPSPTPPLSGEGLKTSDGSAPPSFLGKGAGGLGSASAFDYVLMDCGPSLGVLTLNALAAADEVFIPLQPHFLALHGLSKLLETTALVARRINPKLTVTGVVVCLYDAATKLAQEVVTDLTAFLSQSRGANVPWANAKVFGTKVRRNIKLAECPSFGKSVFGYAPKSSGAADYAALANEVLGVTAPVVVGPLKITVPVEVPPVVGAPAVELPARQTTVEVEPAVA from the coding sequence ATGCGCACGATCGCGGTCATCAACCAAAAGGGCGGGGTCGGGAAGACGACCACGACCGTTAACCTCGCGGCCGCCCTCGCACTGGCGGGCAAGCGCGTCTGCGTCATCGACATGGACCCGCAGGCGCACGCCAGCACGCACCTCGGCGCGGAACCGGACGGCACCCTGCCGTCACTGTACGACGTGTTAGTGTCCAACAAGCCGCTGGCCGACGTGCGGCGCACGGTGGGCGACAACCTGAGCCTGATCCCGTCCGATATTAACCTCGCGGCGGCCGAAGTGGAACTGGCCGGCATCGTGGGTCGCGAAGTGATCCTCCGCGAAGCGCTGGCGGCGGACGAGCGGCCCGGTACGGACAACCCCTCCCCAACCCCTCCCCTAAGCGGAGAGGGGCTTAAAACCAGTGATGGTTCTGCTCCCCCTTCCTTCCTAGGGAAGGGGGCCGGGGGGTTAGGTTCGGCCTCTGCCTTTGACTACGTGCTGATGGACTGCGGGCCATCGCTCGGCGTGCTCACGCTGAACGCGCTCGCGGCGGCGGACGAGGTGTTCATCCCGCTCCAGCCGCACTTTCTCGCGCTGCACGGGTTGTCGAAGCTGCTCGAAACGACCGCCCTGGTCGCCCGGCGCATCAACCCGAAGCTGACGGTCACGGGCGTGGTGGTGTGCCTCTACGACGCGGCCACGAAACTCGCCCAGGAAGTGGTCACGGACCTGACCGCGTTCCTGTCGCAGAGCCGCGGGGCGAACGTGCCGTGGGCGAACGCGAAGGTCTTCGGCACGAAGGTCCGGCGCAACATCAAACTCGCCGAGTGCCCGAGCTTCGGGAAGAGCGTGTTCGGCTACGCGCCCAAGAGCAGCGGCGCCGCCGATTACGCGGCCCTCGCGAACGAGGTGCTCGGCGTGACCGCGCCCGTCGTGGTGGGGCCGCTCAAGATTACCGTCCCGGTGGAAGTGCCGCCCGTCGTGGGAGCGCCCGCGGTCGAACTGCCGGCCCGCCAGACGACGGTGGAAGTGGAACCCGCGGTCGCGTAG
- the xerD gene encoding site-specific tyrosine recombinase XerD codes for MGLSELRADIIAFRHYIQSERGLAENTVLAYGRDLERFARWVALVQLPRYQKPALKDLARYVAFLHEERLAPPSIARHLVALKMFYRFLRLEERADATGVDLLGSPKLWERVPEVLPPTAVEALILAPQPGDRFYLRDRAMLETLYATGCRATEVVSLKLNDVYLDSAFCRCVGKGSKQRVVPLNRHTVAALRAYLTGTPDEGSRPVEGATEVFVSKSGRPLTRIHLWSLVKKYCKRAGLPKTVSPHTLRHSFATHLLSGGADLRTVQELLGHASIATTQIYTHVDRERLKAIHKQFHPRGGSTPPTTLPENEQPPAA; via the coding sequence ATGGGCCTTTCCGAACTGCGGGCCGACATCATCGCCTTTCGACACTACATCCAGTCCGAGCGCGGGCTGGCCGAGAACACCGTTCTCGCCTACGGGCGCGACCTCGAGCGCTTCGCGCGCTGGGTCGCGCTCGTGCAACTCCCCCGGTACCAGAAACCGGCCCTGAAAGACCTCGCGCGATACGTCGCGTTCCTGCACGAAGAGCGGCTCGCGCCGCCGAGCATCGCCCGGCACCTCGTCGCGCTCAAAATGTTCTACCGGTTCCTGCGGCTCGAAGAGCGTGCGGACGCCACCGGCGTGGACCTGCTCGGCTCGCCGAAGTTGTGGGAGCGCGTGCCCGAGGTGCTGCCGCCCACCGCCGTGGAAGCGCTGATCCTCGCGCCGCAACCGGGCGACCGGTTCTACCTGCGCGACCGCGCGATGCTCGAAACGCTCTACGCGACCGGGTGCCGCGCGACCGAGGTGGTGAGCCTGAAGCTCAACGACGTGTACCTCGATTCCGCGTTCTGCCGGTGCGTCGGGAAGGGGAGCAAGCAGCGCGTGGTGCCGCTGAACCGGCACACGGTCGCCGCGCTGCGGGCGTACCTCACGGGCACCCCGGACGAGGGCTCGCGCCCGGTCGAGGGGGCAACGGAAGTGTTCGTGAGCAAGAGCGGGCGCCCGCTCACGCGGATTCACCTGTGGTCGCTGGTGAAGAAGTACTGCAAGCGCGCCGGGCTCCCCAAAACCGTCAGCCCGCACACGCTCCGGCACAGTTTCGCCACGCACCTGCTCTCGGGCGGCGCGGACCTGCGCACCGTACAGGAATTGCTCGGTCACGCCTCGATCGCGACGACGCAGATTTACACGCACGTGGACCGCGAGCGGTTGAAGGCGATACACAAGCAGTTCCACCCGCGGGGCGGAAGCACACCTCCCACTACCCTACCTGAGAACGAACAACCGCCCGCGGCATAA
- a CDS encoding DUF480 domain-containing protein, which translates to MSSDASPAPQPQPEPPPPAWEPLSPLDRRILGVLVEKQKTSKTADSYPLSLNALVTGCNQKSNRDPVFELDEIEVEEGLDALQERGLVTRVTGGRVDRFRHELYAVWTSAGPELAVLAELLLRGAQTKGDLRTRAARMAPIDSLDMLDEVLEPLVKRKLVVYLTEPDRRGAVVTHGFHTANEITQLKALHAGAPVSVSDPGTPVLRSAPAPSPAADAKLTAAVAEIDALKERVAILEAQLADVRKQLGLSPA; encoded by the coding sequence ATGTCGTCCGACGCGAGTCCCGCGCCCCAACCACAACCCGAACCGCCGCCCCCGGCGTGGGAACCGTTGTCCCCGCTCGACCGCCGCATTCTCGGTGTGCTGGTCGAAAAGCAGAAGACCTCGAAGACCGCGGACTCGTACCCCCTCTCGCTCAACGCCCTCGTCACCGGGTGCAACCAGAAATCTAACCGCGATCCGGTATTTGAACTGGACGAGATCGAGGTCGAAGAGGGGTTGGATGCGCTGCAAGAGCGCGGGCTGGTGACGCGCGTCACCGGCGGGCGCGTGGACCGGTTCCGGCACGAGCTCTACGCGGTGTGGACCAGCGCCGGTCCCGAACTCGCCGTGCTCGCGGAACTGTTGCTCCGCGGCGCGCAAACGAAAGGCGATTTACGCACGCGCGCGGCCCGGATGGCGCCCATCGACTCGCTCGACATGCTCGACGAGGTGTTGGAGCCGCTGGTGAAGCGCAAACTGGTCGTCTACCTCACAGAACCGGACCGGCGCGGTGCGGTGGTCACGCACGGGTTCCACACGGCGAACGAGATCACGCAACTGAAGGCGCTCCACGCGGGCGCCCCGGTTTCGGTCTCCGATCCCGGAACACCTGTTCTGCGCTCGGCACCCGCCCCCAGCCCCGCGGCCGACGCCAAATTGACCGCGGCCGTGGCCGAAATCGACGCGCTCAAGGAGCGCGTCGCGATACTGGAAGCACAACTCGCGGACGTGCGGAAACAACTGGGCCTGTCGCCCGCATAA
- a CDS encoding cytochrome-c peroxidase has translation MTVRWVLFVFALLASTAPATAAQPPLEAADFLLPNESKMTPFKDRVPVVFVTSNQPEWKTLKGFWTEGTQEDADPASGQKVTRKVVKLKVPLGLTQAPVVPAENAMTVEKWVLGKQLYYDKIMSTNGSVACATCHAPTRGFSDGKRTSTGINDALGPINSPTVFNSAYNRFQFWDGRGSSLEDQAQGPVGNNKEMFGGKADPWEEAVARLRANAGYVKAFNAVFGHAPTRDAAAKAIATYERTVLLGNSLHDKAEAAMRKRVIEEESGKFVLKSEDYASALKDEFAAKGTALKDLGLDAATDAGKADELGKRLLAGRDLFFNKARCTNCHTGDTYTDHGFHNLGIGAKDGELPLDEFGRFVRLPTGHKDTALVGAFKTPGTRGLLWTSPYMHSGDEKTLEQVVDFYDRGGNVNAWLSEKMRDTAAESAYIKARAEGKPVDPAVKTYGPTKKPIIPLKLNLTAQEKADLVLFLRALNGDPLDPIVADPEKFPGK, from the coding sequence ATGACAGTTCGCTGGGTTCTGTTCGTTTTCGCACTGCTCGCTTCTACCGCACCGGCCACCGCCGCTCAGCCGCCGCTCGAGGCGGCCGACTTCCTGCTGCCGAACGAATCGAAGATGACGCCGTTCAAGGACCGCGTCCCGGTGGTGTTCGTCACCAGCAACCAGCCGGAATGGAAGACACTCAAGGGTTTCTGGACCGAGGGCACGCAAGAGGACGCGGACCCGGCGAGCGGGCAGAAGGTGACGCGCAAGGTGGTCAAGTTAAAGGTACCGCTCGGACTCACGCAGGCCCCTGTGGTGCCGGCCGAGAACGCGATGACCGTCGAGAAGTGGGTGCTCGGCAAGCAACTGTACTACGACAAGATCATGTCCACCAACGGGAGCGTGGCGTGCGCGACCTGCCACGCGCCGACCCGGGGGTTCTCCGACGGCAAGCGCACCTCGACCGGTATCAACGACGCGCTCGGGCCGATCAACTCGCCCACCGTGTTCAACTCCGCGTACAACCGGTTCCAGTTCTGGGACGGGCGCGGGTCGTCACTCGAAGACCAAGCTCAGGGTCCGGTCGGTAACAACAAGGAAATGTTCGGCGGGAAGGCCGACCCGTGGGAAGAAGCGGTGGCCCGGCTCCGCGCGAACGCCGGCTACGTGAAGGCGTTCAACGCGGTGTTCGGCCACGCCCCGACCCGCGACGCCGCGGCGAAGGCGATCGCCACCTACGAGCGCACCGTGCTGCTCGGCAACAGCCTGCACGACAAGGCCGAGGCCGCTATGCGGAAGCGCGTGATCGAGGAGGAGAGCGGGAAGTTCGTGCTCAAGTCCGAGGACTACGCGAGCGCGCTGAAGGACGAGTTCGCTGCGAAGGGCACGGCCCTGAAGGATCTGGGCCTCGACGCCGCGACCGACGCGGGCAAGGCCGACGAACTCGGCAAGCGCCTGCTCGCGGGCCGCGACCTGTTCTTCAACAAGGCCCGCTGCACGAACTGCCACACCGGGGACACCTACACCGACCACGGGTTCCACAACCTGGGCATCGGTGCGAAGGACGGCGAACTGCCGCTCGACGAGTTCGGCCGGTTCGTGCGCCTGCCCACGGGTCACAAGGACACCGCCCTGGTCGGCGCGTTCAAGACGCCGGGTACGCGCGGGCTGTTGTGGACATCCCCCTACATGCACAGCGGGGACGAGAAGACGCTGGAGCAAGTGGTGGACTTCTACGACCGCGGCGGGAACGTGAATGCGTGGCTGAGCGAGAAGATGCGCGACACCGCGGCCGAGTCCGCGTACATCAAGGCGCGGGCCGAGGGCAAGCCGGTCGACCCGGCCGTGAAGACCTACGGCCCGACGAAGAAGCCCATCATCCCGCTCAAACTGAACCTCACCGCGCAAGAGAAAGCGGATCTCGTGCTGTTCCTGCGGGCACTCAACGGCGACCCGCTCGACCCGATCGTCGCGGACCCGGAGAAGTTCCCAGGGAAATAA
- a CDS encoding peroxiredoxin-like family protein → MTPGDTAPDLTFFRPDGTAVRLSSFLASDFLLLIFLRHLAUIPCNAHLGEVDAARDRFAARGCSVLIVSQAKPEVLAQFVARNTRFVPIVCDPERTAYAAFGLERTRWLTFFEPRVLWGYFRGMLRGYRVKKPYAGEDVLQLGGDFILSRTRNVIFAHPSANPTDRPGTTDLLAALPSVPPIPHERPPDGPSVAAPANGT, encoded by the coding sequence ATGACTCCCGGCGACACGGCTCCCGACTTGACGTTCTTCCGGCCGGACGGCACCGCGGTCCGGCTGTCCTCGTTTCTCGCGTCCGACTTCTTACTCCTCATCTTCTTGCGGCACCTCGCGTGAATCCCCTGTAACGCCCACCTCGGCGAGGTGGACGCGGCCCGCGATCGGTTCGCGGCGCGGGGGTGCTCCGTTCTCATCGTTTCACAGGCGAAGCCCGAAGTGCTGGCACAGTTTGTCGCGCGTAACACGCGGTTCGTTCCGATCGTGTGCGATCCGGAACGAACCGCGTATGCTGCCTTTGGTCTGGAGCGCACGAGGTGGCTCACGTTCTTCGAGCCGCGCGTGCTCTGGGGGTACTTCCGCGGGATGCTGCGCGGGTACCGCGTGAAGAAGCCCTACGCGGGCGAGGACGTGCTCCAGCTCGGTGGGGATTTCATTCTTTCACGCACTCGTAATGTGATCTTCGCGCACCCGTCGGCGAACCCGACCGATCGCCCGGGAACTACCGATCTGCTCGCCGCTCTCCCATCGGTACCGCCGATTCCACACGAACGTCCGCCCGATGGCCCAAGCGTTGCCGCGCCCGCCAACGGCACCTAA
- a CDS encoding TIGR03067 domain-containing protein, with protein sequence MKLVATFALLVLTAATARSEDGAKKVLESLQGEWKAVEFVFIGEAEAKEDLKKKDAKIVFAGSKMTLHNLIGKGADETTIALDPKATPATIDVVPNKKGEKPVKGIYKLEKDKLTICFGFEGETRPKEFKSEKAAGTNLLVLERVKK encoded by the coding sequence ATGAAACTGGTCGCAACATTCGCCTTACTAGTATTAACGGCTGCCACCGCCCGATCCGAGGACGGTGCCAAAAAAGTATTAGAGAGTCTTCAAGGCGAATGGAAGGCCGTTGAATTCGTATTTATTGGAGAAGCAGAAGCAAAAGAGGATCTCAAAAAGAAGGACGCAAAGATCGTATTCGCCGGGTCCAAGATGACACTACACAACCTGATTGGGAAAGGGGCAGACGAGACGACAATTGCACTCGACCCCAAAGCCACCCCCGCAACGATCGATGTGGTCCCGAATAAGAAGGGCGAGAAGCCGGTCAAAGGAATTTACAAGTTAGAAAAGGATAAGCTCACAATTTGCTTCGGTTTCGAGGGTGAGACGCGCCCGAAAGAGTTCAAGTCGGAGAAAGCCGCCGGCACAAATTTACTGGTTCTGGAACGTGTGAAGAAATGA
- a CDS encoding glycosyltransferase family 2 protein, whose product MPSVSVIVPVRNESRSIEHTLRLLLTQDFPRDDFEVIVADGVSTDDTVLVVRRLQSEFSNLKLVFNSEKLASSGRNTGIRHATKDVVVIVDGHCHVPDRDYLQKLSAAFATSGADCLGRPQPLDVESPTRFQEAVSAARSSRLGHNPDSDIYSNEAKFVPPQSTAVAYSRRVFHTIGLFDQEFDACEDVEFNERVHAAGLTCYFTPEVKIVYEPRGNFSALFYQLGRYGKGRAKLAFKHPKSLSLPALVPPLWTVWALGAGPLGLVVPYLGWLWLTSLALYTAVLLGAGAVLGRRKPLAVGARIPMVFVAIHFGFAWGFWKEIAAQAQKRVKSPRSIHNPQSVRAS is encoded by the coding sequence ATGCCTTCTGTAAGCGTTATCGTTCCCGTGCGGAACGAATCGCGCTCGATCGAGCACACGCTGCGCCTGTTGCTGACACAGGACTTCCCGCGGGACGACTTCGAGGTGATCGTCGCCGACGGGGTGTCCACCGACGACACCGTGCTCGTCGTGCGCCGGCTCCAGTCCGAGTTCTCCAACTTGAAACTGGTGTTCAACAGCGAGAAGCTCGCGTCGTCCGGGCGGAACACCGGCATCCGCCACGCGACGAAGGACGTCGTGGTGATCGTGGACGGGCACTGCCACGTCCCGGACCGCGACTACCTGCAGAAACTGTCGGCCGCGTTCGCGACGAGCGGGGCGGACTGTCTCGGGCGCCCGCAACCGCTGGACGTCGAGTCCCCGACGCGGTTCCAAGAGGCGGTGAGCGCGGCGCGGAGCAGCCGACTCGGGCACAACCCCGATTCCGACATCTATTCCAACGAGGCGAAGTTCGTCCCACCACAGAGCACGGCGGTCGCGTACTCGCGCCGGGTGTTCCACACCATCGGGCTGTTCGACCAGGAGTTCGATGCGTGCGAGGACGTGGAGTTCAACGAGCGCGTCCACGCGGCCGGGCTGACGTGCTACTTCACCCCGGAAGTGAAGATCGTGTACGAACCCCGGGGCAACTTCAGTGCCCTGTTTTACCAACTCGGGCGCTACGGTAAGGGGCGCGCGAAGTTGGCCTTCAAGCACCCGAAATCGCTCTCGCTCCCCGCGCTCGTACCGCCGCTGTGGACGGTCTGGGCGCTCGGCGCGGGGCCGCTGGGTCTGGTGGTCCCGTACCTCGGCTGGTTATGGCTCACGAGCCTGGCGCTTTACACCGCCGTGTTGCTCGGCGCGGGCGCGGTCCTGGGTCGGAGGAAGCCGCTCGCGGTGGGCGCCCGCATCCCGATGGTGTTCGTCGCGATCCACTTCGGGTTCGCGTGGGGCTTCTGGAAAGAAATAGCAGCGCAGGCCCAGAAGCGGGTAAAATCGCCGCGGTCGATCCACAACCCACAATCCGTGAGAGCGTCATGA
- a CDS encoding sugar transferase, giving the protein MRTPAPHVARLRSASPPSVPPLSARERVKTATDFVSAALMLVPALPAILACIALVRLTSPGPALYTQSRVGRGGRVFTLYKVRTMHHDCERLTGPQWSTPGDARVTPVGRVMRKLHLDELPQLFNVMKGEMSLVGPRPERPEIVKKLREAVVGYDRRHAVKPGITGFAQIHLPPDSCIRSVRNKVAYDRFYIRSRSLGMELFILGATALKVIGLKHLYYRAPRVPTE; this is encoded by the coding sequence TTGCGAACACCCGCTCCCCACGTCGCCCGGTTGCGCAGCGCCAGCCCCCCGTCCGTGCCCCCGCTCTCGGCCCGTGAGCGCGTAAAAACCGCGACCGACTTCGTATCGGCCGCCCTCATGCTCGTGCCCGCACTGCCGGCTATTTTGGCGTGCATCGCTCTGGTCCGACTCACGTCGCCCGGCCCCGCACTCTACACGCAGTCGCGCGTGGGCCGCGGCGGGCGCGTGTTCACGCTGTACAAGGTCCGCACGATGCACCACGACTGCGAGCGCCTCACGGGGCCGCAGTGGAGCACGCCGGGTGACGCGCGCGTCACCCCAGTGGGGCGCGTGATGCGCAAACTGCACCTGGATGAACTGCCCCAACTGTTCAACGTGATGAAGGGTGAAATGAGCTTGGTCGGGCCGCGCCCGGAACGCCCCGAGATCGTGAAAAAGCTGCGCGAGGCAGTCGTGGGGTACGACCGGCGGCACGCGGTGAAGCCGGGAATCACCGGGTTCGCCCAGATCCACCTGCCGCCGGATTCGTGCATCCGGAGTGTGCGAAACAAGGTCGCTTACGACCGCTTCTACATCCGCTCGCGCTCGCTGGGCATGGAACTGTTCATCCTCGGTGCCACCGCCCTCAAAGTAATCGGCCTCAAGCACCTGTACTACCGCGCCCCGCGCGTCCCCACGGAATAG
- a CDS encoding tyrosine-protein kinase domain-containing protein: MNGPSFATHAAPTAHSAPPRAPRQAARPGAKPDDNPAARVLIYLRLHWLMIAFCGTLLGGAGAFVAWDLLASKYESTGILKVSAVQATIAGQGNQQQAKTDFVTYTKTTSALIKSEFVLNAALRDIKDLPTIKAQKEPLKYLDEELIVSGQDGSELIRITFKGHAPDDAKKIVDAVQKAFIEQVVEREVRDSRKLLGQVEEWYTNVRNKLASRATKPGATAKDGGNGLIPAGGVTGPAAPVAPAAPGAVPAPVPTAGTLPQVILNRVGPDFFINEIMKNREKVDQLPLLIRDYERQQKVLQDKLEAMQKAPPPKSIEDAIDRNDQDVQAAKYRMIQSYQLWKTREDTSTNKNNPAVLELKHAYESDKARWEEIRSEKLQTIERERRVKEAREVATELEKIIQRIQSHQEQLDHAKDALPRAMKQLMELPAPPEKSTGGFLSRFDKEPYLPENSDLETVDSVFRRLILQKELLKLAVESPPRVEILQPASVPTQKDTKKQILGTAFASIMGFVLMALGVLGFEMMSKRVSSLADVKTSSPAPVVGVIPCAPGDATAAQGGGRDPVKRAATNEAIDKLRAYVSQTWLSRGATTIGVTSPIGDEGKAFTAFGLASSLAQAGYKTLLVDFDLREPALHPYAGVPNAAGVCELLRAEIDPRAAVQFLPSGLHMLPAGKWSDEARKAATGEKLEALLAKLKEPYDCVVIHGHALLTVAESVEVARRCEVVLMCAKYRETVSPLLKRAADRVAAMEIPYSGIVYIGATEQEALC, from the coding sequence ATGAACGGACCCTCGTTCGCCACGCACGCCGCACCCACGGCCCACTCCGCGCCGCCGCGGGCGCCGCGCCAGGCCGCGCGCCCCGGCGCGAAGCCGGACGACAACCCGGCGGCGCGCGTGCTCATTTACTTGCGGCTCCACTGGCTGATGATCGCGTTCTGCGGCACGCTGCTCGGCGGGGCCGGGGCGTTCGTCGCGTGGGACCTGCTCGCCAGCAAGTACGAGTCCACGGGGATACTCAAGGTGTCGGCGGTGCAGGCCACGATCGCGGGCCAGGGTAACCAGCAGCAGGCCAAGACGGACTTCGTCACGTACACGAAAACGACCTCCGCGCTCATCAAGTCCGAGTTCGTGCTCAACGCGGCCCTCCGCGATATCAAGGATCTCCCCACGATCAAGGCCCAAAAGGAGCCCCTCAAGTACCTCGACGAGGAGCTGATCGTGTCGGGGCAGGACGGGTCCGAGCTGATCCGGATCACGTTCAAGGGCCACGCCCCGGACGACGCGAAGAAGATCGTGGACGCGGTGCAGAAGGCGTTCATCGAGCAAGTGGTGGAGCGGGAAGTGCGCGACTCGCGCAAGCTCCTGGGACAGGTCGAAGAGTGGTACACCAACGTCAGAAACAAGCTCGCGAGCCGCGCCACGAAGCCCGGCGCGACCGCAAAGGACGGGGGCAACGGGCTGATCCCCGCGGGGGGCGTCACGGGCCCGGCCGCGCCGGTAGCCCCGGCCGCACCCGGAGCGGTCCCGGCCCCGGTTCCCACCGCGGGCACTCTGCCCCAAGTCATCCTCAACCGCGTTGGTCCCGATTTCTTCATCAACGAGATCATGAAGAACCGGGAGAAAGTCGACCAGTTGCCGCTCCTCATCCGCGACTACGAGCGCCAACAAAAGGTGCTGCAAGACAAGCTGGAGGCCATGCAAAAGGCCCCGCCGCCGAAGTCGATCGAGGACGCGATCGATCGCAACGACCAGGACGTGCAGGCGGCCAAGTACCGGATGATTCAATCGTACCAGCTCTGGAAAACTCGCGAGGACACGAGCACCAACAAAAACAACCCCGCGGTCCTCGAACTGAAGCACGCCTACGAATCGGACAAGGCCCGGTGGGAAGAAATTCGGTCCGAAAAGCTCCAAACGATCGAGCGCGAGCGGCGCGTCAAAGAGGCGCGGGAGGTCGCGACCGAGTTGGAAAAGATCATTCAGAGAATCCAGAGCCACCAGGAGCAACTCGACCACGCGAAGGACGCGCTCCCGCGGGCGATGAAGCAACTGATGGAACTGCCCGCGCCGCCCGAGAAGAGCACCGGCGGGTTCCTGTCGCGTTTCGATAAGGAACCGTACCTGCCCGAGAACAGCGACCTCGAAACCGTTGACAGCGTTTTCCGCCGCCTGATTCTCCAGAAGGAGCTGCTCAAACTGGCGGTAGAGTCCCCGCCCCGCGTCGAGATCCTCCAACCCGCGTCGGTCCCGACCCAGAAGGACACCAAGAAGCAGATCCTCGGCACCGCGTTCGCCAGCATCATGGGTTTCGTGCTGATGGCACTGGGCGTGCTCGGGTTCGAGATGATGTCGAAGCGCGTGAGCTCGCTCGCCGACGTGAAGACGTCCTCGCCCGCGCCGGTGGTGGGGGTGATCCCGTGTGCCCCCGGAGACGCGACCGCGGCCCAGGGCGGCGGGCGCGACCCGGTCAAGCGCGCGGCCACGAACGAGGCCATCGACAAGCTCCGCGCCTACGTCTCGCAGACGTGGTTGAGCCGCGGCGCCACCACCATCGGCGTCACCAGCCCGATCGGGGACGAGGGCAAGGCGTTCACCGCGTTCGGGCTGGCGAGCAGCCTGGCCCAGGCCGGCTACAAGACGCTCCTCGTGGATTTCGATTTGCGGGAACCGGCCCTGCACCCCTACGCGGGCGTCCCGAACGCGGCCGGCGTGTGCGAACTGCTCCGCGCGGAAATCGACCCGCGGGCCGCGGTGCAGTTCCTGCCCAGCGGGTTGCACATGCTCCCGGCCGGGAAGTGGTCCGACGAGGCCCGCAAAGCCGCGACCGGCGAGAAGCTCGAGGCCCTGCTCGCGAAGCTGAAGGAGCCCTACGACTGCGTCGTGATCCACGGACACGCGCTGCTGACCGTGGCGGAATCGGTCGAGGTGGCCCGGCGGTGCGAGGTGGTGCTGATGTGCGCCAAGTACCGCGAAACCGTCTCTCCGCTGTTGAAGCGCGCCGCGGACCGCGTCGCGGCGATGGAGATCCCGTACTCCGGCATCGTCTACATCGGCGCGACCGAACAAGAAGCCCTCTGCTAA
- a CDS encoding exosortase/archaeosortase family protein, translating to MSSVSFASPTLPAPASASVKSRIAIWQGAALAAVLGWAYLPMLSVFADKWLNDPQYSHGLLVPFFSAFLLWRGWKSDALVLKPLPVLGCAILVAILAMRAVAGALLFYQLDAASLLLALVAVSLAVGGIPLAKFTAPAIAFLVFMVPLPYELERNVGSPLKVIATVCSTFLLQTLGLPAIRDGNLILIDDVRIGVVDACSGLKMMVTFAAFSVGAVLMMQRSRFEKLMVLLGIIPIAILTNVLRIAATGVSFANITDEGTRAFLHDGYGYMMIFIGLALLALELWVLKRLVVDPSRT from the coding sequence ATGTCGTCAGTTAGCTTCGCATCACCGACTTTACCCGCTCCCGCGTCGGCTTCCGTGAAGTCGCGCATCGCAATCTGGCAGGGCGCGGCGCTCGCCGCCGTTCTCGGCTGGGCGTACCTGCCCATGCTCAGCGTGTTCGCTGACAAGTGGCTGAACGACCCCCAATATTCACACGGCCTGCTCGTGCCGTTCTTCTCCGCGTTCCTCTTGTGGCGCGGGTGGAAGAGCGACGCACTCGTACTCAAACCCCTCCCGGTCCTGGGGTGCGCGATACTGGTCGCGATCCTCGCGATGCGCGCCGTGGCCGGGGCGCTGCTGTTCTACCAGCTCGACGCGGCCTCACTACTGCTCGCGCTCGTCGCTGTGAGCCTCGCGGTCGGCGGAATACCGCTGGCGAAGTTCACCGCGCCGGCGATCGCGTTCCTGGTGTTCATGGTCCCGCTCCCCTACGAACTCGAGCGCAACGTCGGCTCGCCGCTCAAGGTGATCGCGACGGTTTGCAGCACGTTTCTGCTGCAAACGCTCGGGCTGCCGGCCATCCGCGACGGCAACCTGATCCTCATCGACGACGTCCGGATCGGGGTCGTGGACGCCTGCAGCGGGCTGAAGATGATGGTCACGTTCGCCGCGTTCTCGGTCGGGGCCGTGCTCATGATGCAGCGCAGCCGGTTCGAGAAGCTGATGGTGCTGCTCGGCATCATCCCCATCGCGATCCTCACGAACGTGCTCCGCATCGCGGCGACCGGCGTGAGCTTCGCCAACATCACCGACGAGGGGACGCGCGCGTTCCTCCACGACGGCTACGGCTACATGATGATCTTCATCGGCCTCGCGCTGCTCGCACTCGAATTGTGGGTGCTCAAGCGGCTCGTGGTCGACCCGTCTCGGACCTGA